The following proteins are co-located in the Romeriopsis navalis LEGE 11480 genome:
- a CDS encoding ABC transporter ATP-binding protein, with the protein MLIFQKIVLYFRNYWRIALFSIVGMSLFEIMDLFVPYGIGQILNVLSGQTLDRPLAQLIAAIAQLANWQNSPSFALGIIVGLIGIISVGRAPIQPWIGGWFQWDVAFRARREHTRKSLEKILTLPLEYYDENNAGRVASRVAKGLSNHTWTYPELTGQLIPKFFRVIGIFIVIAVIDWRIALLLLTFFLGVLTYSLLGLKQLATQEEKLDKYMEDTDSRTAEIITNIKTVKAFATEIDELKRQQTRIDREFKVLDYRIHKGYVNLGMYERTVVQTGTFLILALTLWATVQGRISLGHFITILTISSMAFAEVEPICNLAEVFARRYASMARFHEFMDLPAGEDAGNLVDVDIPAYSFTGKIDLRNLNFSYHQDRPILQNINLKIEPYQTVALVGRSGSGKSTLVKLLFRYFDADRGRIMIDGEDIRKLNITGYRKRLAIVHQEVDVFNGTIWDNLMYGNPGATDAQIHAACQIAQADEFIQQMPKGYGTIVGERGVRLSGGQRQRLGIARALVMNPDVLVFDEATSSLDYESERAIQLAMRSLSGTRTMIIIAHRLSTVREADQIVVLDQGKILETGNHEQLIEDGGLYAKLHSLQETGELIA; encoded by the coding sequence ATGTTGATTTTTCAGAAAATTGTGCTCTATTTCCGCAATTATTGGCGGATTGCGCTCTTCAGTATCGTGGGCATGAGCTTGTTCGAGATTATGGACTTGTTTGTGCCCTACGGCATCGGCCAAATTCTTAATGTGCTCTCAGGGCAAACCCTCGATCGACCCCTGGCCCAATTGATCGCAGCGATCGCCCAACTCGCCAATTGGCAAAACTCCCCCAGTTTCGCCCTCGGCATCATCGTTGGACTGATCGGGATTATCTCCGTCGGTCGGGCCCCGATTCAACCCTGGATTGGCGGCTGGTTTCAGTGGGATGTGGCTTTCCGGGCTCGCCGTGAACATACCCGCAAATCGTTGGAAAAAATTCTCACTCTCCCGTTGGAATATTACGACGAAAATAATGCGGGTCGTGTTGCTTCTCGCGTTGCCAAAGGTTTATCCAACCACACCTGGACTTACCCCGAACTTACGGGCCAACTGATTCCGAAGTTTTTTCGGGTGATTGGAATTTTCATCGTCATTGCGGTGATCGATTGGCGGATTGCTCTGCTACTGCTGACCTTCTTTCTCGGTGTCCTGACCTATAGCCTCCTGGGTCTCAAGCAGCTCGCAACCCAAGAGGAAAAGCTAGATAAGTACATGGAGGATACCGACAGCCGCACTGCCGAAATCATCACCAATATCAAAACGGTAAAGGCGTTTGCTACGGAAATCGATGAACTAAAGCGCCAACAAACGCGCATCGATCGTGAGTTCAAAGTGCTGGATTACCGTATCCATAAAGGCTACGTCAACCTCGGCATGTACGAGCGCACCGTCGTTCAGACTGGGACATTCTTAATCCTGGCACTAACCCTGTGGGCCACCGTCCAAGGTCGCATCTCCCTCGGTCACTTCATCACGATTCTGACCATTTCCAGCATGGCCTTCGCGGAAGTCGAACCGATTTGCAACCTCGCCGAAGTGTTTGCGCGGCGTTATGCCTCAATGGCCCGCTTCCATGAGTTTATGGATCTGCCCGCCGGAGAAGATGCGGGCAATCTCGTCGATGTTGATATTCCCGCATATTCATTCACCGGCAAAATCGACCTGCGCAATCTCAACTTCAGCTACCACCAAGATCGGCCCATCTTGCAGAATATCAACCTCAAGATTGAGCCATATCAAACTGTAGCTCTGGTGGGCCGATCGGGTTCCGGCAAATCCACGCTTGTGAAACTGCTATTCCGTTACTTTGATGCTGATCGCGGTCGGATCATGATCGACGGCGAAGATATTCGCAAACTGAATATCACTGGCTATCGCAAACGCTTGGCGATCGTCCATCAGGAAGTCGATGTGTTTAACGGCACGATTTGGGACAACCTCATGTACGGCAACCCTGGTGCAACGGACGCACAAATTCATGCTGCCTGCCAGATTGCCCAAGCCGATGAGTTCATCCAGCAAATGCCCAAAGGTTACGGTACGATCGTCGGTGAGCGCGGTGTTCGCCTCTCTGGCGGCCAGCGCCAACGACTCGGCATTGCCAGAGCCTTGGTCATGAACCCAGATGTGCTGGTATTTGATGAGGCCACGTCGAGTTTGGACTATGAATCCGAACGGGCGATTCAATTGGCGATGCGATCGCTCTCCGGCACCCGGACGATGATCATCATTGCCCACCGCTTGAGTACAGTTCGCGAAGCCGATCAGATCGTGGTCTTAGATCAAGGCAAAATTCTGGAAACCGGCAATCACGAACAGCTAATCGAAGATGGTGGACTATACGCCAAACTCCATTCACTCCAAGAAACCGGCGAACTAATTGCCTAA
- a CDS encoding peptidoglycan-binding domain-containing protein — translation MNPNRTSRRIVAIVGCLGLSTVMWGGASRMVVAQGSAAVPGLIQSPLPARSLLQFGDNGAEVTQLQGILRLMGLYTDAIDGVFDAATQASVLRFQQLAGLEQDGIVGAATWVKLLPPAPGEAAVKVIVPAKTVAPVAAAKPVKPAPKPVAEVGEPVLRNGAEGPAVYKLQRRLSALGFYNGPIDGGFGDVTEAAVKAAQRNAGLDPDGVVGAATWRALR, via the coding sequence ATGAACCCGAACCGAACCAGTCGCCGCATTGTTGCTATCGTGGGATGCCTTGGACTTTCGACAGTAATGTGGGGTGGGGCAAGTCGGATGGTTGTGGCCCAAGGTTCGGCCGCGGTGCCGGGATTGATTCAGTCCCCACTACCGGCACGCTCTTTGTTGCAGTTTGGGGACAATGGGGCTGAGGTCACTCAGTTGCAGGGAATTTTGCGTTTAATGGGGTTGTATACAGACGCGATCGACGGTGTGTTTGATGCGGCGACGCAGGCTTCAGTGTTACGGTTTCAGCAGTTAGCGGGATTAGAGCAAGATGGTATTGTTGGTGCGGCAACATGGGTGAAGCTTTTGCCACCAGCGCCGGGTGAAGCTGCGGTGAAAGTGATTGTTCCAGCCAAAACCGTTGCACCGGTGGCTGCGGCAAAGCCGGTGAAGCCAGCACCGAAACCCGTGGCGGAAGTCGGTGAGCCAGTTTTGCGTAATGGCGCGGAAGGTCCAGCAGTATATAAGTTGCAGCGGCGTTTGAGTGCCTTGGGTTTCTATAATGGCCCGATCGATGGCGGTTTTGGTGATGTGACAGAGGCGGCGGTGAAGGCAGCACAGCGTAATGCCGGTTTAGATCCGGATGGGGTGGTAGGGGCTGCTACCTGGCGGGCGCTGCGTTAG